A stretch of the bacterium genome encodes the following:
- a CDS encoding TldD/PmbA family protein: protein MIENMDLGKILKRALKNGGDFAEIFEELSHSTHLQREGRRFEKIFSGADAGVGLRVVHDGKTAYAYTNEISEASLLGLASDLADALRAGNFDRDLGLQRKEADWRQVVKIDPTTVGLPDKIKVLQEADDLAWSIDSRLAQVTTSYRDQLRHIRIANSYGELCEDRQIYVVFVVQAVASDGENLQTGYEPLGGTQGFEILGGDAALRTAETAARRAIRMLEAPLAPSGPMTVVVAAEAGGTLVHEAVGHGLEADLAREGLSVYQDKIGQTVAGPAITVLDDPTLPGKRGSFLFDDEGTPSQRNVLIDRGVLKSYMNNRIYAARDGVAPTGNGRRESYRHRPIVRMTNTMIAPGQDDPAAILKSVDRGLYVTRMGSGQVNTVNGDFVFEVSEGFLIRHGRLGEAVRGATLTGNGPTVLKTIDRIGNDMGYGIGTCGKDGQGVPVADAQPTLRIPEITVGGQGAIMTQE from the coding sequence ATGATCGAAAACATGGATCTGGGCAAAATATTAAAGCGGGCCCTCAAGAACGGCGGCGATTTCGCCGAAATTTTCGAAGAGTTGAGCCATAGCACTCACCTGCAGCGCGAAGGCCGGCGCTTCGAGAAAATTTTCAGCGGCGCCGACGCCGGGGTCGGCCTCCGGGTGGTCCACGACGGCAAAACCGCCTACGCCTATACCAATGAGATCAGCGAGGCGAGTCTGCTCGGCCTGGCTTCCGATCTGGCCGACGCGCTGCGGGCCGGGAATTTCGACCGCGACCTCGGCCTGCAGAGGAAGGAAGCCGACTGGCGGCAGGTCGTCAAGATCGACCCGACCACCGTCGGCCTGCCCGACAAGATCAAGGTTCTCCAGGAAGCCGACGATCTGGCCTGGAGCATCGACTCGCGGCTGGCCCAGGTCACCACCAGCTACCGCGACCAGCTCCGCCATATCCGCATCGCCAACTCCTACGGCGAGCTTTGCGAGGATCGGCAAATCTACGTCGTCTTCGTCGTCCAGGCGGTGGCTTCCGACGGCGAAAATCTCCAGACCGGCTATGAGCCGCTCGGCGGCACCCAAGGATTCGAGATCTTGGGCGGAGACGCGGCGCTTCGCACCGCCGAAACCGCGGCCCGGCGGGCGATCCGAATGCTCGAGGCCCCGCTGGCGCCCTCCGGCCCGATGACGGTGGTCGTCGCCGCCGAAGCCGGCGGCACCTTGGTCCACGAGGCCGTCGGCCATGGGCTGGAAGCCGACCTCGCCCGTGAAGGCCTCTCGGTCTATCAAGACAAAATCGGCCAAACGGTGGCCGGCCCGGCGATCACGGTGCTCGACGACCCCACCCTACCGGGAAAGCGCGGCTCCTTCCTCTTCGACGACGAGGGAACTCCCTCCCAACGCAACGTCCTGATCGACCGCGGCGTCCTCAAGAGCTACATGAACAACCGGATCTATGCCGCCCGCGACGGCGTCGCCCCCACCGGCAACGGCCGCCGCGAGTCCTACCGCCACCGGCCGATCGTCCGGATGACCAACACCATGATCGCGCCGGGCCAGGACGATCCGGCGGCGATCTTGAAAAGCGTCGACCGCGGCCTCTACGTCACCCGGATGGGCTCGGGCCAAGTCAACACCGTCAACGGCGATTTCGTCTTCGAGGTGAGCGAGGGCTTCTTGATCCGGCACGGCCGGCTCGGCGAGGCGGTCCGCGGCGCCACCCTGACCGGCAACGGTCCGACCGTCCTAAAGACCATCGACCGGATCGGCAACGATATGGGCTATGGCATCGGCACTTGCGGCAAAGACGGCCAAGGCGTTCCGGTGGCCGACGCCCAGCCGACCCTGCGCATTCCCGAGATCACGGTCGGCGGTCAGGGCGCAATCATGACCCAGGAATAG
- the pgeF gene encoding peptidoglycan editing factor PgeF, producing MIFFTPYDKIAGAFLGRLPEDLGEEFFQVDQVHGDAIATIRDFGEAKALKGRKADAIITTAWAVPIAIRTADCVPILLAHPDRVVAAVHAGWRGTQAGILAKTIQTMEREFKADPAEIFAAIGPSICGPCYEVGKEVAEHFIPAPDSKICRPRPGGERFELDLKAANAAQALAAGLRPENLEIHPECTRCREDLLHSHRGALARGEAQAGRNYSWVMIAP from the coding sequence ATGATCTTCTTCACACCCTACGACAAAATTGCCGGCGCCTTCCTCGGTCGCTTGCCCGAGGATCTTGGCGAGGAGTTCTTCCAGGTCGACCAGGTCCATGGCGACGCCATCGCCACGATCCGGGACTTTGGCGAAGCCAAGGCCCTCAAGGGGCGAAAGGCCGACGCCATCATCACCACGGCCTGGGCGGTGCCGATCGCGATTCGCACCGCCGATTGCGTGCCGATCCTCCTGGCCCATCCCGATCGGGTGGTGGCTGCGGTCCATGCCGGTTGGCGCGGCACCCAGGCCGGAATCTTGGCCAAGACGATCCAAACGATGGAACGGGAATTCAAGGCCGATCCGGCCGAGATTTTCGCCGCCATCGGCCCCTCGATTTGCGGGCCTTGCTACGAAGTGGGGAAGGAGGTGGCCGAGCATTTCATTCCGGCCCCGGATTCGAAGATTTGCCGGCCCCGGCCCGGCGGCGAGAGGTTCGAGCTCGACTTGAAGGCGGCCAATGCCGCCCAAGCCTTGGCGGCGGGCTTAAGGCCGGAAAACCTCGAGATCCATCCCGAGTGCACCCGCTGCCGCGAGGACCTGCTCCACTCCCATCGCGGGGCCTTGGCCCGCGGCGAGGCGCAGGCCGGCCGGAACTATTCCTGGGTCATGATTGCGCCCTGA
- a CDS encoding RluA family pseudouridine synthase produces MAAETLHRFIVDPSAAGERLDRYLAKRCPELSRSQVKLLIENGEAWVGRRSAKAAHLLKAGEEIGLRIPPPQALEAVAEDLPLQIVYQDQDLLVLDKSAEMVVHLGAGARQGTLVNALLHHCSDLSGIGGKERPGIVHRLDKGTSGLLVVAKNDAAHRHLSAQFKERQVEKVYYAFVWGRPKKAAGKIDLALGRSQRNRKKIATRGPKLRPAVTNYRLMESWGPVSLLELKPETGRTHQLRVHLSELGHPIVGDPLYGSARAKAAPAEWRQALAAMKFQLLHAGKLSFRHPRSGKALSFEAPLREEMREFRDLLERKSS; encoded by the coding sequence ATGGCCGCCGAAACCCTCCATCGCTTCATCGTCGATCCCAGCGCCGCCGGCGAGCGCCTCGACCGCTATTTGGCCAAGCGTTGCCCGGAGCTGAGCCGTTCCCAAGTCAAGCTGCTGATTGAAAACGGCGAAGCTTGGGTCGGCCGACGCTCGGCCAAGGCCGCCCATCTTTTGAAAGCCGGCGAGGAAATCGGTTTGCGCATTCCGCCGCCCCAAGCCTTGGAAGCCGTCGCGGAAGATCTGCCCCTGCAAATCGTCTATCAGGATCAAGATCTGCTGGTCCTCGACAAAAGCGCCGAAATGGTGGTTCACCTCGGCGCCGGCGCCCGACAGGGGACCTTGGTGAACGCCTTGCTCCATCATTGCTCCGATCTCTCGGGCATCGGCGGCAAGGAACGGCCCGGCATCGTCCATCGCCTCGACAAGGGCACCTCGGGTTTGCTGGTCGTGGCCAAGAACGACGCGGCCCACCGCCATCTCTCGGCCCAATTCAAGGAGCGCCAAGTCGAGAAAGTTTATTACGCCTTCGTTTGGGGCCGGCCCAAGAAAGCGGCGGGGAAGATCGACCTGGCCTTGGGCCGCAGCCAGCGCAACCGCAAGAAGATCGCGACCCGCGGACCGAAGCTGCGGCCGGCGGTGACGAACTACCGGCTGATGGAAAGTTGGGGCCCGGTGTCGCTGCTCGAGCTGAAGCCCGAGACCGGCCGCACCCACCAGCTCCGGGTGCACTTGTCCGAGCTCGGCCATCCGATCGTGGGCGATCCGCTTTATGGAAGCGCCCGGGCCAAGGCGGCCCCGGCCGAGTGGCGTCAGGCTTTGGCGGCGATGAAGTTTCAGCTGTTGCATGCCGGCAAGCTGAGCTTCCGTCACCCGCGCAGCGGCAAGGCCTTGAGCTTCGAGGCGCCGCTGCGCGAGGAGATGCGGGAGTTTAGAGATCTGCTAGAAAGGAAGTCATCCTGA
- a CDS encoding HNH endonuclease: MLSSNVLVLNHSYFPIHITSVKRALVMLYQGIAKVVDDQYQIFDFDSWADLSVELHHDGIGLVDRMIRVPRVLLLSAYDRLPRKSVRFSRYNIYLRDRNTCQYCGEPFPKNELNLDHVIPRSRGGNTTWENVVCSCIDCNRRKGGHLAEEVGMHLLKRPVKPTWGPWADFVAKGIQYREWRPFLDVVDFSYWNLELRD; the protein is encoded by the coding sequence ATGCTTTCGAGTAACGTCTTGGTACTCAATCATTCCTACTTTCCGATCCACATCACCTCGGTGAAGCGGGCCTTGGTCATGCTTTACCAGGGCATCGCCAAGGTCGTCGACGACCAATACCAAATTTTCGATTTCGACAGCTGGGCCGACTTGAGCGTCGAGCTCCACCACGACGGCATCGGCTTGGTCGATCGAATGATCCGGGTGCCGCGGGTTCTCTTGCTCAGCGCTTACGACCGGCTGCCTCGGAAGAGCGTCCGCTTCTCGCGTTACAATATTTATCTGCGCGACCGGAACACTTGCCAGTATTGCGGTGAGCCCTTTCCCAAGAACGAGCTCAACCTCGATCACGTGATTCCCCGTTCCCGCGGCGGCAACACCACTTGGGAGAACGTCGTCTGCAGCTGCATCGACTGCAACCGCCGCAAGGGCGGCCACTTGGCCGAGGAGGTCGGCATGCACCTGCTCAAACGGCCGGTGAAGCCGACTTGGGGACCCTGGGCCGATTTCGTGGCCAAGGGCATCCAATACCGGGAATGGCGGCCCTTCCTCGACGTCGTCGATTTCAGCTACTGGAATTTGGAATTGCGCGACTGA
- a CDS encoding dihydroorotate dehydrogenase, which produces MPDLSVQLGSLKLKNPIIAASGTAGYGEELQPYFPIERLGALSTKGLSLKPREGNPMPRIVETPSGMINAIGLNNVGIEAFIRDKLPFLEKHGTVVIANIFGNTLDEYVEIARMLNATSVQAVELNISCPNVKAGGMEFGNDPVMAAKVTAATRAVFDRHLMVKLSPNVTSIVDVARQVEGAGADSLSMINTITAMAIDIKTRRPRIANGVGGLSGPAIRPIAVRMVAQTFPQVKIPIVGIGGIVSAGDALEFFIAGAAAVQIGTASFMAPDACSRILDDLEAYLGENRLQGFAELVGSLQR; this is translated from the coding sequence ATGCCAGATCTCTCCGTCCAACTAGGCAGCCTCAAGCTGAAGAATCCGATCATCGCCGCCTCGGGCACGGCCGGCTACGGCGAGGAGCTTCAGCCTTATTTCCCGATCGAGAGGCTGGGCGCGCTTTCCACCAAGGGCCTGAGCCTCAAGCCCCGCGAGGGCAATCCCATGCCTCGGATCGTCGAGACGCCCTCGGGGATGATCAACGCGATCGGGCTCAACAATGTCGGCATCGAGGCCTTCATCCGCGACAAGCTGCCTTTTCTGGAAAAGCACGGGACCGTGGTGATCGCCAATATCTTCGGCAACACTCTCGATGAGTACGTCGAGATCGCGCGGATGCTGAACGCCACCTCGGTCCAGGCGGTTGAGCTCAACATCTCCTGTCCCAATGTCAAGGCCGGCGGGATGGAGTTCGGCAACGATCCGGTCATGGCCGCCAAGGTCACGGCGGCGACGCGGGCGGTTTTCGATCGCCACCTGATGGTCAAGCTCTCGCCCAACGTGACCTCGATCGTCGACGTGGCCCGGCAGGTCGAAGGCGCCGGCGCCGATTCGCTCTCGATGATCAACACCATCACCGCGATGGCCATCGACATCAAGACCCGGCGGCCGCGGATCGCCAATGGCGTGGGCGGGCTCTCCGGCCCGGCCATCCGGCCGATCGCGGTCCGGATGGTGGCCCAGACTTTCCCCCAAGTGAAGATCCCGATCGTCGGCATCGGCGGCATCGTCTCGGCCGGCGACGCTTTGGAGTTCTTCATCGCCGGCGCCGCGGCGGTCCAGATCGGCACCGCCAGCTTCATGGCGCCCGACGCCTGCAGCCGAATCCTCGACGATCTCGAGGCTTATCTCGGCGAAAACCGGCTCCAGGGCTTCGCGGAGTTGGTCGGCAGCCTCCAGCGTTAG
- a CDS encoding dihydroorotate dehydrogenase electron transfer subunit: protein MKDTLCQVAYQVPLQEGYFRIGLVTRWPGFVPGQFGMLEVPREDGVLLRRPFSFARQIGEVTEILYKKVGKGTAALAKVAPGQELRLLGPLGHGFSEAGVAGDYVGVAGGYGIAPFLELADRLNRSGRNLTLFYGARSEKDLLYLQELAALKVKLHLTTVDGSAGDKGLVTEALGRVYAERKPGLVACCGPTGLLAAVQKWARPRGIACELSVEETMGCGTGVCLGCVVQDHEGHYRRACIEGPVFEGTSIVL from the coding sequence GTGAAAGACACGCTTTGCCAAGTCGCCTACCAAGTCCCGCTCCAGGAGGGCTATTTCCGGATCGGCCTGGTGACCCGTTGGCCGGGCTTCGTCCCCGGTCAGTTCGGCATGCTCGAGGTTCCGCGGGAAGACGGCGTCCTGCTGCGCCGGCCCTTCAGCTTCGCCCGTCAGATCGGCGAGGTCACCGAGATCCTCTACAAGAAGGTGGGGAAGGGCACCGCCGCCTTGGCCAAGGTGGCGCCGGGTCAGGAGCTGCGCTTGCTGGGTCCCCTCGGCCACGGCTTCAGCGAGGCCGGTGTTGCCGGCGATTACGTCGGAGTGGCCGGTGGCTACGGCATCGCTCCCTTCCTCGAGCTGGCCGATCGCCTGAACCGAAGCGGTCGAAATCTCACGCTTTTTTATGGGGCTCGTTCGGAGAAGGATTTGCTTTATCTTCAAGAGCTTGCAGCGCTAAAGGTCAAGTTACACTTGACTACGGTCGACGGCTCGGCCGGCGATAAGGGTTTGGTCACCGAAGCGCTGGGCCGGGTCTACGCCGAGCGGAAGCCGGGCTTAGTCGCCTGCTGCGGGCCGACCGGATTGCTGGCGGCGGTGCAGAAGTGGGCTCGGCCTCGCGGGATCGCCTGCGAGCTGTCGGTCGAGGAGACGATGGGCTGCGGCACCGGTGTCTGCCTCGGCTGCGTCGTCCAAGATCATGAGGGCCACTATCGCCGGGCCTGCATCGAAGGGCCGGTGTTTGAAGGGACGAGCATTGTTTTGTAG
- the rimI gene encoding ribosomal protein S18-alanine N-acetyltransferase: MPKRRLSRFNVRPMTRGDLGSVLEIERRSFEQPYSREILAQELRIKAAYLRVATHRKKIIGYIDFWLVHDEMELISIAVDPDFKRRGVGDALMQEMFRFAHVNGALSIYLDVRRSNEAAQALYEKFGFVKVGVRRRYYSDNQEDAIIMKKSFE, from the coding sequence ATGCCAAAGCGACGACTTAGCAGATTCAACGTCCGGCCCATGACCCGGGGCGATTTGGGCAGCGTCCTGGAAATCGAGCGCCGAAGCTTCGAGCAGCCTTACAGCCGCGAAATTCTGGCGCAAGAGCTGAGGATCAAGGCGGCCTATCTCCGGGTGGCGACCCATCGGAAGAAGATCATCGGTTACATCGACTTCTGGCTGGTCCACGACGAGATGGAGCTGATCAGCATCGCGGTCGATCCGGATTTCAAGCGCCGCGGCGTCGGCGACGCGCTCATGCAGGAGATGTTTCGCTTCGCCCACGTCAACGGCGCCCTATCGATTTACTTGGATGTGCGCCGCTCCAATGAAGCGGCCCAGGCGCTCTATGAAAAATTCGGTTTCGTCAAAGTCGGCGTCCGGCGCCGCTATTACAGCGACAACCAGGAGGACGCCATCATCATGAAGAAGAGCTTCGAGTGA
- the yihA gene encoding ribosome biogenesis GTP-binding protein YihA/YsxC, whose product MRKVKALPSELKATSYLPEQVPNLRGPVAFFLGRSNVGKSSLLNALLKRSLARVSKSPGKTRSVNLYRWGPKLTLVDVPGYGFAIRSREERDSWRALMAAFFERIPPDSLGLLLMDSKRDLEEEELGLLDSLSERGIPVEILLTKVDRLGQAEREGRRRAFAEIPLTWSFVSAKTGEGLEALRRRLLNYAKATT is encoded by the coding sequence TTGCGAAAAGTCAAAGCCCTTCCCAGCGAGCTCAAGGCGACCTCGTACCTGCCGGAGCAGGTGCCGAACCTGCGCGGGCCCGTTGCCTTCTTTCTCGGCCGCTCCAACGTCGGTAAATCCTCGCTGCTCAACGCCTTGCTCAAGCGGAGCCTGGCCCGGGTCAGCAAGTCGCCGGGCAAGACCCGCTCGGTGAACCTTTACCGATGGGGGCCCAAGCTAACCCTGGTCGACGTTCCGGGCTACGGCTTCGCGATCCGCAGCCGCGAGGAGCGCGACTCCTGGCGGGCCTTGATGGCCGCCTTCTTCGAGCGGATCCCGCCCGACTCGCTGGGCCTTTTATTGATGGATTCGAAGCGCGATTTGGAGGAGGAGGAGCTGGGGCTATTGGACTCCCTGTCCGAGCGCGGCATCCCGGTCGAGATTTTGCTGACCAAGGTCGATCGGCTGGGACAGGCCGAACGGGAGGGCCGCCGCCGGGCCTTCGCCGAAATTCCTTTGACCTGGAGTTTCGTCTCGGCCAAAACGGGAGAGGGCCTCGAGGCGCTGCGGCGCCGACTGCTCAACTATGCCAAAGCGACGACTTAG
- the ccsA gene encoding cytochrome c biogenesis protein CcsA, translating into MRRWIVIFCLLLSSAPILLRAENSNPAPKPGMDVEVLREVVIQEGGRKKPFDTFARETVRTVTGREKFQGFDPTELILSWLTQTKDWEKAPILDAGYKPLQQQVGLKPVNNRVAPADLAANKEFALFMQTVTAKQQEGAGLSELERHAAQLLTRLNLFYSVTSGAALHLLPQSSGDWESLETLARRYPNLSAMQAAPSTEAKVAGAVQGVLSSYYGNDPALFGQMSIMLRDLLKQQGQVIGDYPSAADMQRELRLNTLKPFRIAWLVYALAFFLLVCGLWTKGRGLYWTGMAVLIAAFGIHVYGFTLRCLIAGRPPVTNMYESVIWVSFGVALFAIIFELIYKARYYAVAAAALATLLLVVADSVPSILDPAIDPLVPVLRSNYWLTIHVLTITLSYAAFALALGVGNFSLGYYIFKPGAMEKASQLNYFIYRSIQVGVVLLAAGTILGGVWANASWGRFWGWDPKEVWALIALLGYLVILHGRYAGWLRGFGLAVGSILAFLLVLMAWYGVNFILGVGLHSYGFSSGGAKGMALFVGIELLWVAFAAFRYKMLFKSPAAAAKPAETF; encoded by the coding sequence ATGCGTCGTTGGATCGTCATATTTTGCCTGCTCTTGAGCTCCGCCCCGATCTTGCTTCGGGCGGAAAACTCCAACCCCGCGCCCAAGCCCGGAATGGACGTGGAAGTCCTGCGCGAGGTCGTGATCCAGGAAGGCGGCCGGAAGAAACCCTTCGACACCTTCGCCCGGGAAACGGTGCGGACCGTCACCGGCCGCGAGAAGTTCCAGGGTTTCGATCCGACCGAATTGATCCTCTCCTGGCTCACCCAAACCAAGGATTGGGAAAAGGCTCCGATCCTCGATGCCGGCTACAAGCCGCTCCAGCAGCAGGTCGGCCTCAAGCCGGTGAACAACCGGGTCGCGCCGGCCGACTTGGCGGCCAACAAGGAATTCGCCCTTTTCATGCAAACGGTCACGGCCAAGCAGCAGGAAGGCGCCGGCTTGAGCGAGCTCGAGCGCCACGCCGCCCAGCTTTTGACCCGCTTGAACCTCTTTTATTCGGTCACCAGCGGCGCCGCTCTCCATCTGCTTCCCCAAAGCAGCGGTGATTGGGAGAGTTTGGAGACCTTGGCCCGGCGCTATCCGAACCTTTCGGCGATGCAAGCGGCGCCCAGCACCGAGGCCAAGGTGGCCGGCGCGGTCCAAGGCGTCCTGTCTTCCTATTACGGCAACGACCCGGCTCTCTTCGGTCAAATGTCGATCATGCTCCGTGACCTGCTGAAACAGCAGGGACAAGTCATTGGCGATTACCCTTCGGCAGCGGACATGCAAAGGGAGCTTCGCCTCAATACCCTCAAGCCCTTCCGCATCGCTTGGCTGGTTTACGCCCTGGCTTTCTTCCTGCTGGTCTGCGGCCTTTGGACTAAGGGCCGCGGCCTCTACTGGACCGGGATGGCGGTTTTGATCGCCGCCTTCGGCATTCATGTTTACGGGTTTACTCTCCGCTGCCTGATCGCCGGCCGGCCGCCGGTCACCAACATGTATGAGTCGGTGATCTGGGTTTCCTTCGGCGTCGCACTCTTCGCCATCATCTTCGAGCTGATTTACAAGGCCCGCTACTACGCGGTGGCGGCGGCGGCCTTGGCCACCTTGCTCCTGGTGGTCGCCGATTCGGTGCCCTCGATCCTCGATCCGGCCATCGATCCGCTGGTGCCGGTGCTGCGGAGCAACTACTGGCTGACGATCCACGTTCTCACCATCACCTTGAGCTATGCCGCCTTCGCCCTGGCCTTGGGCGTCGGCAACTTCAGCCTCGGCTATTACATCTTCAAGCCCGGGGCGATGGAGAAGGCCTCCCAGCTGAATTACTTCATCTATCGCTCGATCCAAGTCGGAGTGGTGCTCCTGGCCGCCGGCACGATCCTCGGCGGCGTTTGGGCCAACGCCTCTTGGGGCCGATTCTGGGGCTGGGATCCCAAGGAAGTCTGGGCGCTCATCGCCTTGCTCGGCTACCTGGTCATCCTCCATGGCCGCTACGCCGGCTGGCTTCGCGGTTTCGGCTTGGCGGTGGGGTCGATCCTGGCCTTTCTGCTGGTGCTGATGGCCTGGTACGGGGTGAACTTCATCCTCGGCGTCGGGCTGCACAGCTACGGTTTCAGCTCCGGCGGGGCCAAAGGCATGGCGCTCTTCGTCGGAATCGAGCTGCTCTGGGTGGCCTTCGCCGCCTTCCGCTACAAGATGCTGTTCAAATCGCCGGCCGCTGCCGCCAAGCCGGCCGAGACGTTCTAA
- a CDS encoding cytochrome c biogenesis protein ResB: MSSTIGKIGRWLFDLLSSLKLAVLILSSLAVILAVGTFYESIYDTATAKHYVYGTPWFAAVLALLGLNVFFAALSRWPWKRHHIGFLVTHLGIILLLIGSLITLIQGYEGQMILAEGETGRRMTLQEPQLYLYDLKNEKLEQVKADFRFDPPSKSKPWQTQALSGLRVTVDDFIPNAAEDLRVEADGEAVNPALAIRLKGSRAEMEEWVLAREFDRQSLNLGPARLVYVELPDAESFRKILAKPENYAGPLLRVDGEIVPVPAELPAELRAGPYAVQILEYLPHAAVEAGRLKNLSPERENPALSVLLQGPRGEERHSVFAKFPELPTAHGRLEKSASLRLYELPADWNSANNELLLARLDDGSLLYALKAGGLWDPPRKVEEGGAVATGWMDFQFSVARQIEKARLEKVYRKVAVPKGKEGPPSAIHLTVADGFENRDFWLGRGSSRDLLLGDRRLKIAYGLKSKPLGFEIKLDKFNLGTYEGTKDPSTYESQVTLISDGEPPQGILIAMNEPLEHKKYKFFQASYQLNPDGPDFSVLAVAYDPGIFLKYLGSLVMIGGIALMFYFKPLFVQKRMAARKAKAEVARLSKGLNIERAP, encoded by the coding sequence ATGAGCTCCACAATCGGCAAAATCGGGCGATGGCTCTTCGATCTACTTTCTTCGCTCAAGCTCGCCGTCCTCATTCTCTCCAGTCTCGCGGTCATTCTCGCCGTTGGGACCTTCTACGAATCCATCTACGACACCGCCACTGCCAAGCACTACGTCTACGGCACTCCTTGGTTCGCCGCCGTCTTGGCCCTGCTTGGCCTGAACGTCTTCTTCGCGGCGCTTTCGCGTTGGCCTTGGAAGCGGCATCACATCGGCTTCCTCGTCACCCACCTCGGCATCATTCTCCTTTTGATCGGCTCGCTGATCACCTTGATTCAGGGCTATGAGGGCCAGATGATCCTGGCCGAGGGCGAAACCGGCCGGCGCATGACCCTGCAGGAGCCCCAGCTCTATTTATACGACCTCAAGAACGAAAAATTGGAGCAGGTGAAGGCCGATTTTCGCTTCGATCCGCCCTCCAAGTCGAAGCCTTGGCAGACCCAGGCGCTTTCGGGCTTGAGGGTGACGGTGGATGATTTCATCCCCAACGCCGCCGAAGACCTGCGGGTCGAGGCCGATGGGGAGGCGGTGAATCCGGCTCTGGCGATCCGCCTGAAAGGCTCGCGGGCCGAGATGGAAGAGTGGGTCCTGGCCCGGGAGTTCGACCGCCAGAGCCTCAACCTGGGTCCGGCGCGCCTCGTCTACGTTGAGTTGCCCGACGCCGAGTCCTTCCGTAAGATCCTGGCCAAGCCCGAGAATTATGCCGGGCCCTTGCTGCGAGTGGACGGTGAGATCGTGCCGGTTCCGGCGGAGCTGCCGGCCGAGCTTCGCGCCGGTCCCTATGCGGTGCAAATCTTGGAATACCTGCCCCATGCCGCGGTCGAAGCCGGCCGCCTCAAGAATCTAAGCCCGGAGCGGGAAAACCCGGCCTTGAGCGTCCTGCTGCAAGGGCCCCGGGGCGAGGAGCGCCACAGCGTTTTCGCCAAGTTTCCGGAGCTGCCCACCGCTCACGGCCGCTTGGAAAAGTCGGCGAGCTTGCGGCTCTACGAGCTGCCGGCCGATTGGAACTCGGCCAATAACGAATTGCTTTTGGCTCGCCTCGATGACGGTTCCTTGCTCTACGCGCTCAAAGCCGGCGGACTATGGGATCCGCCCAGGAAGGTCGAAGAGGGGGGCGCGGTCGCCACCGGTTGGATGGATTTCCAATTCAGCGTCGCCCGACAGATCGAAAAGGCCCGGCTCGAGAAAGTCTACCGCAAGGTCGCGGTGCCCAAGGGCAAGGAAGGACCGCCCTCGGCCATTCACCTCACGGTGGCCGACGGCTTCGAAAACCGCGACTTCTGGCTGGGCCGCGGCAGTTCCCGCGACCTGCTCCTCGGCGACCGCCGGCTCAAGATCGCCTATGGCTTGAAGAGCAAGCCCCTGGGCTTTGAGATCAAGCTCGATAAATTCAACCTGGGAACCTACGAGGGCACCAAAGATCCCTCGACCTACGAGAGCCAAGTCACCCTGATCTCCGACGGCGAGCCGCCCCAAGGGATATTGATCGCCATGAACGAGCCCTTGGAGCATAAAAAATACAAGTTTTTCCAGGCCAGCTATCAGCTCAATCCCGACGGTCCCGATTTCTCGGTGCTGGCGGTGGCTTACGATCCCGGCATCTTTCTGAAATATCTGGGATCGTTGGTGATGATCGGCGGAATCGCCTTGATGTTTTACTTCAAACCGCTCTTTGTCCAGAAGCGCATGGCGGCGCGAAAGGCCAAAGCGGAGGTCGCTCGCTTGTCCAAGGGCTTGAACATAGAAAGGGCACCCTGA